A single Vigna radiata var. radiata cultivar VC1973A chromosome 8, Vradiata_ver6, whole genome shotgun sequence DNA region contains:
- the LOC106770575 gene encoding cell number regulator 9-like gives MTGRRHSTPPKWSAEFCACGEQPLTCFVTCCLPCITFGQIAEIVDEERSSCVGQGCAYGLLMVVACNWVYSCLYREKLRAKFGLPAEPCCDCCVTCCCDPCALCQEHAELKARGFDPSKGWIGPPNAPPQMPPSMSR, from the exons ATGACAGGCCGTCGTCATTCTACCCCTCCCAAATGGTCAGCTGAATTCTGTGCCTGTGGAGAACAGCCTCTAACAT GTTTTGTAACTTGCTGTCTACCGTGCATCACCTTTGGCCAAATTGCAGAAATTGTGGATGAAGAACGAAGTT CTTGCGTTGGACAAGGGTGTGCGTATGGGTTACTTATGGTGGTAGCATGCAACTGGGTGTACTCGTGCCTTTACAGAGAGAAACTGAGAGCAAAGTTTGGGTTGCCAGCAGAACCTTGTTGCGATTGCTGTGTTACTTGCTGCTGCGATCCATGTGCCTTATGCCAAGAACATGCTGAGCTAAAAGCAAGAGGTTTTGACCCTTCCAAAG GTTGGATTGGGCCACCAAATGCACCTCCTCAAATGCCACCGTCCATGTCTAGATGA
- the LOC106769826 gene encoding peroxisomal membrane protein PMP22 — translation MSDKVNHVFKKYLHQLQHHPLRTKAITAAVLAGFSDAVAQKISGAKKLQFRRLLLFMLYGFAYSGPFGHFLHKLMDKIFKGQKGNDTVAKKVILEQITSSPWNNFFFMMYYGLVIEGRPWSTVTNKVKKDYPSVQLTAWKFWPVVGWVNYQYMPLQLRVVFHSFVAACWGIFLNLKARSVAIKNA, via the exons ATGTCTGACAAAGTCAACCATGTTTTCAAGAAATATCTTCACCAGCTTCAGCACCATCCCCTCAGAACCAAG GCAATTACCGCAGCAGTTTTGGCTGGTTTTAGTGATGCAGTTGCACAGAAGATATCTGGGGCCAAGAAACTTCAGTTCAGAAGGCTGCTTCTTTTCATG ctCTATGGTTTTGCCTACTCGGGACCCTTTGGACATTTTCTCCACAAATTGATGGATAAAATTTTTAAGGGGCAGAAAGGCAATGACACCGTTGCTAAGAAG GTGATCCTTGAACAGATAACCAGTTCCCCATGGAACAACTTCTTTTTCATGATGTACTATGGCTTGGTTATAGAAG GAAGACCTTGGAGTACAGTcacaaacaaagttaaaaaggATTATCCTTCTGTTCAATTGACTGCATGGAAG TTTTGGCCGGTAGTTGGTTGGGTGAATTACCAGTATATGCCTTTGCAGCTCCGTGTTGTATTTCACAGCTTTGTTGCTGCTTGCTG GGGAATCTTTCTGAATCTGAAAGCAAGGTCTGTTGCAATTAAGAATGCGTAG
- the LOC106771698 gene encoding uncharacterized protein LOC106771698, whose protein sequence is MSQHPRRNFPGGNSRKGKLAEVDKSAAPKAAEPPPSNGLLAGYLAHEFLTKGTLLGRRVELDSARPDLSGSTSVEQKRIRLNSPTGEVKPSAVKEHGSYEEVANLLKIKGTCIKGIVNPTQLSNWINK, encoded by the coding sequence ATGAGTCAGCATCCGCGTAGAAATTTTCCGGGTGGCAACTCAAGAAAGGGGAAGCTTGCTGAAGTTGACAAATCGGCTGCGCCAAAAGCCGCGGAGCCACCACCATCAAATGGGCTTCTAGCCGGGTATCTAGCCCACGAGTTCTTGACCAAAGGAACTCTTTTGGGTCGGAGGGTTGAACTAGACTCAGCCCGACCCGACTTATCCGGTTCTACCTCAGTAGAACAGAAGAGAATCCGGTTGAACTCGCCGACTGGGGAGGTGAAACCCAGTGCGGTGAAGGAGCATGGTAGTTACGAGGAGGTAGCAAACCTTTTGAAGATAAAGGGAACCTGCATAAAGGGGATTGTGAACCCCACTCAACTTTCCAACTGGATTAACAAGtga
- the LOC106770576 gene encoding uncharacterized protein LOC106770576 produces the protein MEGCKPSTTPFLRDTSPLYKLDSHLDDPGPYKRLVGKFLYLTNTRPDLCYTINLLSQFMQSPTEHHYRAVQHVLRYIKSTPSEGLFFTADSPMHLKGFSDSDWATCPNTRRSTTGFCIFLGTSLVSWKSKKQKTVSRSSTEAEYALAAAVCEIQWLHYLLKDLQIEESGVPALYWDNKSARHIAHNQSFHERTKHIELNCHVVREKIQEGLLHLLPVRSDEQLADVFTKFPHRVSFKSIVPKLGLINIHRPA, from the coding sequence ATGGAGGGATGCAAACCTTCTACTACACCCTTCCTTAGAGACACAAGCCCATTATACAAATTGGACAGCCATCTTGATGATCCTGGACCCTACAAAAGGTTGGTAGGGAAGTTTCTTTACCTTACAAATACTAGACCTGATCTATGTTATACAATCAATTTACTTAGTCAGTTTATGCAATCTCCTACAGAACACCATTATCGGGCTGTTCAGCATGTGCTCAGATACATCAAATCCACACCAAGTGAAGGATTGTTTTTCACTGCTGATTCTCCTATGCATCTAAAAGGTTTTAGTGACTCTGATTGGGCTACCTGCCCCAATACCAGAAGGTCAACTACGGGTTTTTGTATCTTTCTCGGGACATCTCTTGTTTCCTGGAAGTCTAAGAAACAGAAAACTGTTTCCAGATCGTCTACTGAGGCTGAATACGCCCTTGCTGCCGCTGTATGTGAAATACAGTGGCTCCATTACCTACTCAAAGATCTTCAAATTGAAGAATCTGGAGTTCCTGCCCTATACTGGGACAACAAGTCTGCTCGCCACATTGCTCATAATCAAAGCTTTCACGAACGGACCAAGCACATCGAGCTTAACTGTCACGTTGTTCGTGAAAAAATTCAGGAAGGCCTTCTACATCTTCTCCCTGTGCGATCTGATGAACAGCTGGCCGACGTCTTCACTAAATTCCCGCATCGCGTCAGCTTCAAGAGTATCGTTCCCAAGCTTGGACTGATTAATATACACCGTCCAGCTTAA
- the LOC106770578 gene encoding glycine-rich cell wall structural protein isoform X3 — MLLRNKRLGLLLLLCVHAFVANVVARDVVTVKNDEEKNVGFGKGGGFGGGIGGGAGGGGGFGGGFGGGAGAGGGFGGGGGFGGGGGAGGGGGAGGGFGGGAGGGHGIGGGAGGGFGKGGGIGKGGGLGGGAGGGFGKGGGIGGGAGGGFGKGGGVGGGIGKGGGLGGGGGFGKGGGVGGGIGKGGGVGGGIGKGGGVGGGIGKGGGLGGGGGFGKGGGVGGGIGKGGGVGGGIGKGGGLGGGGGFGKGGGIGGGIGKGGGIGGGIGKGGGLGGGGGFGKGGGVGGGIGKGGGLGGGGGFGKGGGIGGGIGKGGGFGGGIGKGGGIGGGIGKGGGFGGGGGFGGGGGFGGGSGGGFGGGGGGGGGGGIGHP; from the exons ATGTTGCTAAGGAACAAAAGATTAGGTTTGTTGTTATTGCTTTGTGTTCATGCCTTTGTTGCCAATGTGGTTGCAAGGGATGTAGTAACTgtgaaaaatgatgaagaaaagaatGTAGGGTTTGGGAAGGGAGGTGGGTTCGGTGGTGGAATTGGTGGAGGAGCAGGAGGAGGGGGAGGGTTCGGAGGTGGGTTTGGTGGAGGAGCAGGAGCCGGTGGAGGGTTTGGAGGTGGAGGAGGGTTTGGCGGAGGAGGAGGAGcaggtggaggtggtggtgcTGGAGGAGGGTTTGGTGGTGGAGCTGGGGGTGGACATGGGATTGGAGGTGGAGCTGGTGGAGGATTTGGTAAAGGAGGTGGGATAGGTAAAGGTGGAGGACTTGGTGGTGGTGCTGGTGGAGGGTTTGGAAAGGGTGGTGGCATTGGAGGAGGTGCTGGTGGTGGTTTTGGAAAAGGTGGTGGTGTTGGAGGTGGAATTGGCAAAGGGGGAGGATTAGGCGGCGGCGGCGGTTTTGGAAAAGGTGGTGGTGTTGGAGGAGGAATTGGAAAAGGTGGTGGTGTTGGAGGAGGAATTGGCAAAG GTGGTGGTGTTGGAGGAGGAATTGGAAAAGGCGGAGGTTTAGGCGGCGGCGGTGGCTTTGGAAAAGGTGGTGGCGTAGGAGGTGGAATTGGCAAAGGTGGTGGTGTCGGAGGAGGAATTGGCAAAGGTGGAGGTTTAGGTGGAGGTGGTGGCTTTGGAAAAGGCGGTGGCATAGGAGGTGGAATTGGCAAAGGTGGTGGTATTGGAGGAGGAATTGGCAAAGGTGGAGgtttaggtggtggtggtggcttTGGAAAAGGGGGCGGTGTTGGAGGAGGAATTGGCAAAG GTGGAGGTttaggtggtggtggaggcTTTGGAAAAGGTGGTGGTATAGGGGGTGGAATTGGCAAAGGCGGAGGTTTTGGTGGGGGAATTGGAAAAGGTGGTGGCATTGGAGGAGGAATAGGCAAAGGTGGAGGCTTtggcggtggtggtggattCGGTGGCGGTGGTGGATTTGGCGGAGGATCTGGAGGTGGATTTGGCGGCGGCGGTGGAGGAGGTGGCGGTGGTGGAATTGGACACCCCTGA
- the LOC106770578 gene encoding glycine-rich cell wall structural protein isoform X2 yields MLLRNKRLGLLLLLCVHAFVANVVARDVVTVKNDEEKNVGFGKGGGFGGGIGGGAGGGGGFGGGFGGGAGAGGGFGGGGGFGGGGGAGGGGGAGGGFGGGAGGGHGIGGGAGGGFGKGGGIGKGGGLGGGAGGGFGKGGGIGGGAGGGFGKGGGVGGGIGKGGGLGGGGGFGKGGGVGGGIGKGGGVGGGIGKGGGLGGGGGFGKGGGVGGGIGKGGGLGGGGGFGKGGGVGGGIGKGGGLGGGGGFGKGGGVGGGIGKGGGLGGGGGFGKGGGVGGGIGKGGGVGGGIGKGGGLGGGGGFGKGGGIGGGIGKGGGIGGGIGKGGGLGGGGGFGKGGGVGGGIGKGGGLGGGGGFGKGGGIGGGIGKGGGFGGGIGKGGGIGGGIGKGGGFGGGGGFGGGGGFGGGSGGGFGGGGGGGGGGGIGHP; encoded by the exons ATGTTGCTAAGGAACAAAAGATTAGGTTTGTTGTTATTGCTTTGTGTTCATGCCTTTGTTGCCAATGTGGTTGCAAGGGATGTAGTAACTgtgaaaaatgatgaagaaaagaatGTAGGGTTTGGGAAGGGAGGTGGGTTCGGTGGTGGAATTGGTGGAGGAGCAGGAGGAGGGGGAGGGTTCGGAGGTGGGTTTGGTGGAGGAGCAGGAGCCGGTGGAGGGTTTGGAGGTGGAGGAGGGTTTGGCGGAGGAGGAGGAGcaggtggaggtggtggtgcTGGAGGAGGGTTTGGTGGTGGAGCTGGGGGTGGACATGGGATTGGAGGTGGAGCTGGTGGAGGATTTGGTAAAGGAGGTGGGATAGGTAAAGGTGGAGGACTTGGTGGTGGTGCTGGTGGAGGGTTTGGAAAGGGTGGTGGCATTGGAGGAGGTGCTGGTGGTGGTTTTGGAAAAGGTGGTGGTGTTGGAGGTGGAATTGGCAAAGGGGGAGGATTAGGCGGCGGCGGCGGTTTTGGAAAAGGTGGTGGTGTTGGAGGAGGAATTGGAAAAGGTGGTGGTGTTGGAGGAGGAATTGGCAAAGGTGGAGgtttaggtggtggtggtggcttTGGAAAAGGTGGCGGTGTTGGAGGTGGAATTGGTAAAGGTGGAGgtttaggtggtggtggtggcttTGGAAAAGGTGGCGGTGTTGGAGGTGGAATTGGTAAAGGTGGAGgtttaggtggtggtggtggttttgGAAAAGGTGGTGGTGTTGGAGGAGGAATTGGAAAAGGCGGAGGTTTAGGCGGCGGCGGTGGCTTTGGAAAAGGTGGTGGCGTAGGAGGTGGAATTGGCAAAGGTGGTGGTGTCGGAGGAGGAATTGGCAAAGGTGGAGGTTTAGGTGGAGGTGGTGGCTTTGGAAAAGGCGGTGGCATAGGAGGTGGAATTGGCAAAGGTGGTGGTATTGGAGGAGGAATTGGCAAAG GTGGAGgtttaggtggtggtggtggcttTGGAAAAGGGGGCGGTGTTGGAGGAGGAATTGGCAAAGGTGGAGGTttaggtggtggtggaggcTTTGGAAAAGGTGGTGGTATAGGGGGTGGAATTGGCAAAGGCGGAGGTTTTGGTGGGGGAATTGGAAAAGGTGGTGGCATTGGAGGAGGAATAGGCAAAGGTGGAGGCTTtggcggtggtggtggattCGGTGGCGGTGGTGGATTTGGCGGAGGATCTGGAGGTGGATTTGGCGGCGGCGGTGGAGGAGGTGGCGGTGGTGGAATTGGACACCCCTGA
- the LOC106770578 gene encoding glycine-rich cell wall structural protein isoform X1: MLLRNKRLGLLLLLCVHAFVANVVARDVVTVKNDEEKNVGFGKGGGFGGGIGGGAGGGGGFGGGFGGGAGAGGGFGGGGGFGGGGGAGGGGGAGGGFGGGAGGGHGIGGGAGGGFGKGGGIGKGGGLGGGAGGGFGKGGGIGGGAGGGFGKGGGVGGGIGKGGGLGGGGGFGKGGGVGGGIGKGGGVGGGIGKGGGLGGGGGFGKGGGVGGGIGKGGGLGGGGGFGKGGGVGGGIGKGGGLGGGGGFGKGGGVGGGIGKGGGLGGGGGFGKGGGVGGGIGKGGGVGGGIGKGGGLGGGGGFGKGGGIGGGIGKGGGIGGGIGKGGGLGGGGGFGKGGGVGGGIGKGGGLGGGGGFGKGGGIGGGIGKGGGFGGGIGKGGGIGGGIGKGGGFGGGGGFGGGGGFGGGSGGGFGGGGGGGGGGGIGHP; this comes from the exons ATGTTGCTAAGGAACAAAAGATTAGGTTTGTTGTTATTGCTTTGTGTTCATGCCTTTGTTGCCAATGTGGTTGCAAGGGATGTAGTAACTgtgaaaaatgatgaagaaaagaatGTAGGGTTTGGGAAGGGAGGTGGGTTCGGTGGTGGAATTGGTGGAGGAGCAGGAGGAGGGGGAGGGTTCGGAGGTGGGTTTGGTGGAGGAGCAGGAGCCGGTGGAGGGTTTGGAGGTGGAGGAGGGTTTGGCGGAGGAGGAGGAGcaggtggaggtggtggtgcTGGAGGAGGGTTTGGTGGTGGAGCTGGGGGTGGACATGGGATTGGAGGTGGAGCTGGTGGAGGATTTGGTAAAGGAGGTGGGATAGGTAAAGGTGGAGGACTTGGTGGTGGTGCTGGTGGAGGGTTTGGAAAGGGTGGTGGCATTGGAGGAGGTGCTGGTGGTGGTTTTGGAAAAGGTGGTGGTGTTGGAGGTGGAATTGGCAAAGGGGGAGGATTAGGCGGCGGCGGCGGTTTTGGAAAAGGTGGTGGTGTTGGAGGAGGAATTGGAAAAGGTGGTGGTGTTGGAGGAGGAATTGGCAAAGGTGGAGgtttaggtggtggtggtggcttTGGAAAAGGTGGCGGTGTTGGAGGTGGAATTGGTAAAGGTGGAGgtttaggtggtggtggtggcttTGGAAAAGGTGGCGGTGTTGGAGGTGGAATTGGTAAAGGTGGAGgtttaggtggtggtggtggttttgGAAAAGGTGGTGGTGTTGGAGGAGGAATTGGAAAAGGCGGAGGTTTAGGCGGCGGCGGTGGCTTTGGAAAAGGTGGTGGCGTAGGAGGTGGAATTGGCAAAGGTGGTGGTGTCGGAGGAGGAATTGGCAAAGGTGGAGGTTTAGGTGGAGGTGGTGGCTTTGGAAAAGGCGGTGGCATAGGAGGTGGAATTGGCAAAGGTGGTGGTATTGGAGGAGGAATTGGCAAAGGTGGAGgtttaggtggtggtggtggcttTGGAAAAGGGGGCGGTGTTGGAGGAGGAATTGGCAAAG GTGGAGGTttaggtggtggtggaggcTTTGGAAAAGGTGGTGGTATAGGGGGTGGAATTGGCAAAGGCGGAGGTTTTGGTGGGGGAATTGGAAAAGGTGGTGGCATTGGAGGAGGAATAGGCAAAGGTGGAGGCTTtggcggtggtggtggattCGGTGGCGGTGGTGGATTTGGCGGAGGATCTGGAGGTGGATTTGGCGGCGGCGGTGGAGGAGGTGGCGGTGGTGGAATTGGACACCCCTGA